From Desulfonatronum thiodismutans, a single genomic window includes:
- the secG gene encoding preprotein translocase subunit SecG, with product MNALIITIHVLACISLVILILLQSGKEGMGVIFGGGSSSVFGSSGAGGLLKKLTISVASIFIITSLSFTYMSGQRIAEESVILDFPADLPQVPSTPGSIEEQISIPAEPQDVAPQSRTETQ from the coding sequence TTGAACGCACTGATTATCACCATTCACGTTTTGGCCTGTATCTCCCTGGTCATTCTCATCCTGCTGCAATCCGGCAAGGAGGGAATGGGCGTCATCTTCGGCGGAGGCAGTAGCTCCGTCTTTGGCAGCAGCGGCGCCGGGGGGCTGCTCAAAAAGCTGACCATCAGCGTGGCCAGCATTTTCATCATCACCTCCCTGAGCTTCACCTACATGAGCGGACAGCGTATCGCCGAGGAATCCGTGATCCTTGACTTTCCTGCTGATTTACCGCAAGTTCCCTCCACTCCCGGCAGCATCGAAGAACAAATTTCGATCCCCGCGGAACCCCAAGACGTCGCTCCGCAATCACGGACCGAAACGCAGTAA
- a CDS encoding inositol monophosphatase family protein, giving the protein MTDHALLLPKTIDIVREAGDLLMRYWHAPREIRHKGRIDLVTTADLALEKLLKERLGALLPEADFLAEESATAEDLGKKLNSPTWIIDPLDGTTNFAHGFPFVAISVALWNEGDVQLGLVHLPVLNELFHAAKGRGTHLNNAPVHVSTVPDLENSLVATGFPYSVREQLPPILGWMETMLSLTQGIRRPGSAASDLAYVACGRFDAFYEINLKPWDMAAGWLLVREAGGVVTRMDGSAFDLRIPSILADNALVHTEMVEALGRTER; this is encoded by the coding sequence ATGACCGACCACGCACTGCTTCTCCCAAAAACCATCGACATCGTCCGCGAAGCCGGTGACCTGCTGATGCGGTACTGGCACGCTCCGAGGGAAATTCGCCATAAGGGCCGGATCGATCTGGTCACCACCGCGGACTTGGCCCTGGAAAAACTGCTTAAGGAACGCCTGGGCGCCCTGCTCCCCGAGGCCGATTTTCTGGCCGAAGAGTCGGCCACGGCCGAAGATCTGGGCAAAAAACTGAACAGCCCCACCTGGATTATCGACCCCCTGGACGGCACCACCAATTTTGCCCACGGTTTTCCCTTTGTGGCCATTTCCGTGGCTCTGTGGAACGAGGGAGATGTCCAGCTCGGGCTGGTCCACTTGCCCGTACTCAACGAACTGTTCCACGCCGCCAAGGGCCGGGGAACCCATCTCAACAACGCTCCAGTCCATGTTTCCACCGTCCCGGATTTGGAAAATTCGCTGGTCGCCACCGGATTCCCTTACTCCGTACGTGAGCAGTTGCCGCCGATCCTGGGATGGATGGAAACCATGCTCAGCCTGACCCAGGGGATCCGTCGGCCCGGCTCAGCGGCCAGCGACCTGGCCTATGTCGCTTGCGGCCGCTTTGACGCGTTCTATGAAATCAATCTCAAGCCGTGGGACATGGCCGCGGGTTGGTTGCTGGTCCGCGAGGCCGGAGGCGTGGTCACTCGGATGGACGGTTCGGCGTTCGACCTGCGCATTCCTTCCATCCTGGCCGACAACGCCTTGGTTCATACGGAGATGGTCGAGGCCCTGGGAAGGACCGAACGCTGA
- a CDS encoding type IV secretion system DNA-binding domain-containing protein encodes MKVEAHKLRKAFQNRDSALIMKNMIGHRHHASPMPTPLFRFDSDRVISMAEAGHNVIILGGTGRGKTTGLVTPMLSRLIQAGYGGLIIDVKNTFASDLRKLARSCGRGDDIVEIGTHPEAVPVNIIAGYGFQELSMMMESILMHGLEHTKNVDWLYKGVRLVTDCLYLLRLLEPENPPAWTPTLALLSKMIADLALARDVWKYWLVNARPSVEGKEFQAKIESDAFHIFRVQKDQGTRLSGEYDQQLTWQLSNARKVLNAFEHAPLSEKLSAAGGLALDLRKLILDQAKIVLIRFSSSSGAPGKTIARMLKERFYSAVYTRYDYSPAGSDARPVFTIMDEFQDILNLDEQSSLDDFSWFSKAREFKVINVAATQAMSSLYRNGLEHRTRAMLSNFGAKIILQTDDPATDAWTQTFFEAEKPVQKLNKAEAIVAKYAFPDRRLVVSIESVQKEHDRIKARLAALQPETAKVIPAGQCQMALIREIIQSTRWTKKYPKLAKLLPRFKDVLSETASVSITVRPGKYLLKTLVDCLRQARKNKAFITCIRVGTDGVEIESTGGGAWLSHYMREWKICSLCHRKDDSVDNYKTSKSNCCLECFFEQQTDMSFYVRNFIQEYHMLLAKPIDIISYPYAWDKILHAAASKMQKARLAVPIKRVTTWGARLNIQVKNMEGIFFQEREGVTKILQSAARASRKLCVCCGRVVKRSNNFSKKEFVLCDTCVAQEQKAQWIEMQS; translated from the coding sequence ATGAAGGTTGAAGCCCACAAGCTCCGGAAAGCATTTCAAAATCGTGACTCGGCGCTGATCATGAAAAACATGATCGGTCACAGGCATCATGCCTCACCCATGCCAACACCTCTCTTTCGATTCGATTCAGACAGGGTGATCAGCATGGCTGAAGCCGGCCACAATGTGATCATCCTTGGTGGAACAGGCCGTGGAAAGACAACAGGACTCGTGACACCGATGCTGTCCAGGCTGATACAGGCCGGATATGGAGGGTTGATCATTGACGTGAAAAACACCTTTGCTTCGGATCTGCGCAAGCTTGCAAGGTCGTGCGGCCGTGGCGACGACATCGTCGAGATCGGAACCCATCCGGAGGCGGTGCCGGTGAACATCATCGCCGGGTATGGTTTCCAGGAACTCAGCATGATGATGGAAAGCATCCTTATGCATGGCCTTGAGCATACCAAGAATGTTGACTGGCTGTACAAAGGGGTCAGGCTCGTGACCGATTGCCTGTACCTGTTGCGATTGCTCGAGCCAGAGAATCCACCGGCTTGGACACCGACCCTGGCCTTGTTGTCGAAAATGATCGCAGATCTTGCCTTGGCCAGAGATGTTTGGAAATACTGGCTGGTTAATGCGCGGCCAAGCGTGGAAGGCAAGGAATTCCAGGCCAAGATTGAATCTGACGCTTTCCATATTTTTAGGGTCCAAAAGGATCAAGGGACAAGGTTATCGGGAGAATACGACCAACAACTGACCTGGCAGCTTTCCAACGCCAGAAAAGTGTTGAACGCATTTGAACACGCCCCCTTAAGCGAGAAGCTGTCGGCAGCCGGAGGGCTTGCGCTGGACCTGCGCAAATTGATCCTGGATCAGGCCAAGATCGTCCTGATCCGCTTTTCGTCCAGCTCAGGCGCTCCAGGCAAAACCATCGCCAGAATGCTCAAGGAGCGATTCTACTCCGCGGTCTACACCAGGTACGATTATTCTCCCGCAGGATCTGATGCCAGGCCCGTTTTCACGATCATGGATGAATTCCAGGATATTTTGAATCTGGATGAACAATCGAGCCTGGACGACTTCAGCTGGTTTTCCAAAGCTCGTGAATTCAAGGTGATCAACGTCGCGGCGACCCAGGCCATGTCCAGTTTGTACCGTAATGGCCTAGAGCACCGGACCCGAGCCATGCTGTCCAACTTCGGCGCCAAGATTATTTTGCAGACCGACGACCCCGCGACAGACGCCTGGACGCAGACGTTTTTTGAAGCGGAAAAACCCGTACAGAAACTGAACAAGGCCGAGGCCATCGTTGCCAAATACGCCTTTCCTGATCGCCGCCTTGTCGTCAGTATCGAATCCGTTCAGAAAGAGCATGACCGGATCAAGGCGCGGCTGGCCGCCCTGCAACCGGAAACAGCCAAGGTCATCCCAGCGGGCCAGTGCCAGATGGCCCTGATTCGCGAAATAATCCAAAGCACAAGGTGGACCAAAAAATATCCAAAATTGGCCAAGCTGCTGCCACGCTTCAAGGACGTCCTGAGTGAAACAGCCTCGGTGTCAATAACAGTACGGCCAGGAAAATACTTGTTGAAAACTCTGGTTGATTGTCTTCGTCAGGCACGCAAAAACAAAGCATTTATAACCTGCATCCGCGTGGGGACTGACGGGGTGGAGATCGAATCGACCGGCGGCGGCGCATGGCTGAGTCACTACATGCGGGAATGGAAGATATGCTCTCTTTGCCATAGGAAAGACGATTCCGTCGACAATTACAAAACAAGCAAGTCCAATTGCTGTCTGGAGTGCTTTTTTGAACAGCAGACGGACATGTCGTTTTATGTGCGCAACTTTATTCAAGAATATCACATGCTCCTGGCAAAACCTATCGACATCATCTCCTATCCTTACGCTTGGGACAAAATTCTGCACGCCGCGGCCAGTAAAATGCAGAAAGCCCGGCTGGCTGTGCCAATCAAACGGGTGACGACATGGGGCGCACGCCTGAATATTCAGGTGAAAAATATGGAGGGAATCTTTTTCCAAGAGCGAGAAGGCGTGACGAAAATTTTGCAATCCGCCGCGCGGGCCAGCCGAAAACTTTGCGTTTGTTGTGGCAGGGTCGTCAAAAGGTCAAATAATTTTTCAAAAAAAGAATTTGTTCTTTGCGACACATGCGTCGCCCAGGAACAGAAGGCGCAATGGATAGAAATGCAGTCTTGA
- the rimI gene encoding ribosomal protein S18-alanine N-acetyltransferase, with protein sequence MFRVFLLSRDELPEAAALEADHFSAPWFPEQFQDGHDRGTCRVHGIRDGTMLIGYISCHVLPPEMEILNMAVRPGFRGRGLGRALVAAALKHGASLGIELCHLEVNETNGAAVHLYTTLGFTRIGRRRDYYRCPEGARDAILMQCDPRPHMPSIYALHENSPVAFKPGGDR encoded by the coding sequence GTGTTTCGCGTCTTTTTGCTCTCCCGCGACGAACTTCCGGAAGCCGCGGCGTTGGAAGCCGATCACTTTTCCGCGCCTTGGTTCCCTGAACAGTTCCAAGACGGCCACGACCGGGGCACGTGCCGCGTGCACGGCATTCGCGACGGTACGATGCTGATCGGTTACATTAGCTGCCACGTTCTGCCTCCGGAAATGGAAATTTTGAACATGGCCGTTCGCCCGGGCTTCCGGGGACGCGGCCTGGGTCGGGCCCTGGTGGCCGCTGCTTTGAAACACGGCGCTTCCCTGGGAATCGAACTGTGCCACCTGGAAGTGAACGAAACCAACGGTGCCGCCGTTCACCTCTACACGACGCTTGGTTTTACGCGGATCGGACGCCGTCGGGATTACTACAGGTGCCCGGAGGGAGCGAGAGACGCTATCTTGATGCAGTGTGATCCTCGTCCGCATATGCCGTCAATATACGCTTTACATGAAAACAGCCCTGTCGCATTCAAGCCAGGAGGAGACCGATGA
- a CDS encoding restriction endonuclease subunit S codes for MNTKLTDVTVARGGFATRKEIVEDPQGNIRMVLPMDVQPDKPIDYNKLRRIRVEGIGDVIDKHLLRPGEILFYGRMGKRVATLVDQDVPKNVVASQLIVVLSIISRSILPDFLAMYLNSEYARGYFAQVARGAHPMVSMRALQRLPVPMPSLEEQQEIASMWRGWQERKQKLFKEIAEEEMRVRLELEKRLEQECG; via the coding sequence ATGAACACAAAACTAACTGATGTAACGGTGGCAAGGGGAGGGTTCGCGACAAGGAAAGAAATTGTCGAGGATCCTCAGGGAAACATTCGCATGGTGTTGCCGATGGATGTGCAGCCGGACAAGCCAATCGACTACAACAAGTTGCGTCGGATTCGCGTGGAGGGGATTGGCGATGTCATCGACAAGCACTTGCTTCGGCCGGGCGAGATACTGTTCTACGGAAGAATGGGGAAACGGGTGGCGACCCTGGTTGATCAGGATGTGCCAAAAAATGTTGTTGCGAGTCAGTTGATCGTTGTCCTGAGCATTATTTCCCGTTCGATTCTGCCGGATTTTTTGGCCATGTATCTGAATTCTGAGTATGCCAGAGGGTATTTCGCTCAAGTCGCCAGGGGAGCGCATCCCATGGTCAGCATGCGGGCGTTGCAGAGATTGCCCGTGCCCATGCCGAGCTTGGAAGAACAACAGGAAATCGCAAGCATGTGGAGAGGTTGGCAGGAAAGAAAGCAAAAACTGTTCAAGGAAATTGCAGAAGAAGAAATGCGAGTCCGGTTAGAGTTGGAGAAACGATTGGAGCAAGAATGCGGATAA
- a CDS encoding PDDEXK family nuclease, with the protein MMSPAMIHQLLLNCQWIENDITNKIIIPCLNSFSVRNALKLREIKFTGGTSELGNDIEYYENFGPDMLRFYTGVQVKKGNIGLGETTSLITQGSQAFEKEISDIASGHIYRINRWVVATTGAITEQAKQQIIQQLSRYAKPIHFWDGPKISSLILEYYYREFIQVMGIDPRIAASQNVITNYWDPDQPMILADDFNSTSFKQLNLQNEHPMVIGLLITVKPLDHSIPSATCIIRSDTDEITVDSLQSQLQPYLIKFENNNSVEAKLLDETRTVQIQSRASIFVR; encoded by the coding sequence ATGATGTCACCAGCGATGATCCATCAGTTACTATTAAACTGTCAATGGATCGAAAACGACATTACAAATAAAATAATTATCCCATGTCTTAATTCATTTAGTGTAAGAAATGCTCTAAAGCTTAGAGAGATAAAATTTACTGGTGGCACCTCAGAGTTAGGTAATGATATAGAATACTATGAGAACTTTGGCCCTGATATGTTACGTTTTTACACCGGCGTTCAAGTTAAAAAGGGCAACATAGGGCTAGGCGAAACAACAAGCCTAATTACCCAAGGCTCTCAAGCATTTGAAAAAGAAATAAGTGATATAGCTAGTGGTCATATATATCGTATAAATAGGTGGGTGGTGGCCACAACCGGAGCCATAACAGAACAAGCAAAACAACAAATAATACAACAATTAAGCAGATATGCTAAGCCAATTCACTTTTGGGATGGTCCGAAAATATCCTCACTAATTCTTGAATACTACTATAGAGAATTCATACAAGTCATGGGGATAGATCCAAGAATCGCAGCTAGTCAAAATGTGATCACGAATTATTGGGATCCTGATCAGCCAATGATCCTTGCAGATGACTTTAATTCAACATCATTTAAACAGTTAAACCTTCAAAATGAACATCCTATGGTAATAGGTTTGCTCATTACTGTGAAACCACTTGACCATAGCATACCTAGTGCGACATGCATAATTCGTAGTGATACCGATGAAATAACTGTTGACTCTTTGCAAAGCCAATTGCAACCTTACCTGATTAAATTTGAAAACAATAATTCTGTTGAAGCAAAATTGTTAGATGAAACACGAACTGTGCAAATACAGAGTAGGGCATCTATTTTCGTAAGGTAA
- a CDS encoding NIF family HAD-type phosphatase, producing MARLEVLALDLEGTLVSNAVSQIARPGLHDFLEFCRREVPRLVLYTSVPERKVREVTANLVAEGSAPAWFKNVECVHWNGRVKDLTMIQGTTVERTLLIDDYEGYVIEEQRRQWLPIDTYSTPYSADDTELQRVRQVLENEWGCHAG from the coding sequence ATGGCTCGACTCGAGGTGCTCGCTCTTGATCTTGAAGGTACGCTGGTCTCGAATGCCGTGAGTCAGATCGCACGGCCGGGTTTGCACGACTTTCTTGAGTTCTGCCGACGAGAGGTTCCAAGGCTCGTCCTCTACACATCGGTTCCAGAGCGCAAGGTGCGGGAGGTCACCGCCAATCTTGTTGCAGAGGGTTCCGCTCCGGCCTGGTTCAAGAACGTCGAGTGTGTCCACTGGAATGGCCGCGTCAAGGACCTTACTATGATCCAAGGGACTACGGTAGAACGAACGCTTCTGATCGACGATTACGAGGGTTACGTCATCGAGGAACAGCGCCGTCAATGGCTTCCGATCGATACGTACTCGACGCCGTATTCAGCAGACGACACTGAACTCCAGCGGGTCAGGCAAGTTCTCGAAAACGAGTGGGGTTGCCATGCTGGCTAA
- the tpiA gene encoding triose-phosphate isomerase, which yields MSTAPKTLIAGNWKMYKTEAQAVELAAALSAGLRDSLPEDREVLLLPPFTALKAVAETIRGQRLFLGGQNFYPSAEGAFTGEVAPFMLADAGCTHALVGHSERRHILKESDRFIAQKTAFGLQAGLHMILCVGETLDQRTHGSVENVLKGQLRLGLAEVNKDGVTPDRLTIAYEPVWAIGTGKVAQTEDIVAAHDLVRKTLEDSFPHCGDKIRILYGGSVKPDNAGAILALDNVNGVLVGGASLQVDSFTAIASAV from the coding sequence ATGAGCACGGCCCCAAAAACGTTGATCGCCGGAAACTGGAAAATGTATAAAACCGAGGCTCAGGCAGTGGAGCTGGCCGCAGCCTTGTCCGCCGGCCTCCGTGACTCCTTGCCCGAGGACCGTGAAGTCCTGCTGTTGCCGCCCTTCACCGCACTCAAGGCCGTGGCCGAAACCATCCGTGGACAAAGGCTGTTCCTGGGTGGGCAAAATTTTTATCCATCCGCTGAAGGTGCTTTTACCGGAGAAGTCGCCCCGTTCATGCTCGCGGACGCCGGATGCACCCACGCCCTGGTCGGCCATTCCGAACGCCGTCACATACTCAAGGAATCCGATCGATTCATCGCCCAAAAGACCGCCTTTGGGCTACAGGCCGGGCTGCACATGATTCTGTGTGTCGGCGAAACCCTGGACCAGCGTACCCACGGCAGCGTGGAAAACGTACTCAAGGGACAATTGCGCCTGGGATTAGCCGAGGTAAATAAGGACGGCGTGACTCCGGACCGACTGACCATCGCCTACGAACCGGTCTGGGCCATCGGCACGGGCAAGGTAGCCCAGACCGAGGACATCGTCGCGGCCCACGACCTTGTTCGCAAGACTTTAGAGGATTCCTTCCCGCATTGCGGCGACAAAATCCGCATTCTCTACGGCGGCAGCGTCAAGCCGGACAACGCCGGAGCGATCCTGGCCCTTGACAATGTGAACGGCGTGCTGGTAGGTGGCGCAAGTTTGCAGGTCGACAGCTTCACGGCCATTGCCTCGGCTGTCTGA
- a CDS encoding phosphoglycerate kinase, whose amino-acid sequence MSITYLKDVEVRNKRLLVRVDYNVPMNQGVIKEDSRIRASLPTLKLALERGAALVLCSHMGRPKGQIVPELSLRPIARRLSELLGLDVAMAPDCVGPEVQAMAEALEPGQILLLENLRFHAGETKNDPDFSAQLAKLGNVFVSDAFGTAHRAHASNVGVAKLIPVCCAGLLMQKEWEYLGKALADPKRPFVAVSGGAKVSGKLELLNNLLEKVDRMIIGGAMANTFIKAQGFDVGSSLVEDDLLDTARTVLAKAKERGTALYLPVDFVYADDLKSERADGVCPFQNIPAGKMVLDIGPATQALFAEVLAGAGTVVWNGPMGAFENPAFASGSMHVAASVAESAAVSIVGGGDTDAMLHASGMADKVSFISTGGGAFLEFMEGKDLPAFKALKECAA is encoded by the coding sequence ATGAGCATTACGTATTTGAAAGACGTCGAAGTGCGGAATAAACGCCTGTTGGTCCGTGTGGACTACAACGTGCCCATGAATCAGGGAGTCATCAAGGAAGACAGCCGCATCCGGGCCAGCCTGCCCACTTTGAAGCTGGCGCTGGAACGCGGCGCGGCCCTGGTGCTCTGCTCCCATATGGGACGCCCCAAAGGCCAGATTGTTCCGGAGCTGAGCCTGCGGCCCATTGCCCGCCGCCTTTCCGAGTTGCTGGGACTGGACGTGGCCATGGCCCCGGACTGCGTGGGGCCCGAGGTGCAGGCCATGGCCGAAGCCCTTGAGCCCGGACAGATTCTGCTGCTGGAAAATCTGCGCTTTCATGCCGGGGAAACCAAAAACGATCCGGATTTCAGCGCTCAACTGGCCAAGCTGGGGAACGTTTTCGTCAGCGACGCCTTCGGCACTGCCCACCGGGCCCACGCTTCCAACGTCGGGGTGGCCAAGTTGATCCCGGTCTGTTGCGCTGGTTTATTGATGCAGAAGGAGTGGGAGTACCTGGGCAAGGCCCTGGCTGATCCCAAGCGCCCTTTTGTGGCCGTTTCCGGCGGGGCCAAGGTCTCCGGCAAACTGGAACTGCTGAACAATCTCCTGGAGAAGGTGGATCGAATGATTATCGGCGGAGCCATGGCCAACACCTTTATCAAGGCCCAAGGCTTCGACGTGGGCTCTTCCCTGGTGGAAGACGATCTTCTGGACACGGCCCGAACCGTTCTGGCCAAAGCCAAGGAGCGTGGAACGGCACTTTATCTTCCCGTGGACTTTGTTTACGCCGACGATCTCAAGTCCGAGCGGGCCGACGGAGTTTGTCCGTTCCAAAACATTCCCGCGGGCAAAATGGTCCTGGACATTGGTCCGGCCACTCAAGCGCTGTTCGCGGAAGTTCTGGCCGGGGCTGGAACCGTGGTCTGGAACGGCCCCATGGGTGCGTTTGAAAACCCGGCCTTTGCTTCCGGCTCCATGCACGTGGCGGCCTCCGTTGCCGAGTCCGCCGCGGTGAGCATTGTCGGGGGCGGCGATACGGACGCCATGCTCCACGCCTCGGGCATGGCCGACAAGGTCAGCTTCATCTCCACCGGGGGCGGAGCGTTTCTAGAATTCATGGAAGGCAAGGATCTCCCTGCCTTCAAAGCCCTAAAGGAGTGTGCCGCATGA
- a CDS encoding SMI1/KNR4 family protein, translating into MKDIWDQIEGFLKEHVPTVIATLNGPSTEEDLNVLESEVGNTLPNDFKTYLIVDNGQDDPSRLQTLFEEGTLLSTEAIIKTYRMLNEINESGDVDPIEWWSRKYLPITDCEGDHLALNLETCEIVMHVHDSGIEEGIAGSFKEWFESKLMIFKQGKFTVDEGYLDHWEGVQQLTSQSSQTW; encoded by the coding sequence ATGAAGGATATATGGGATCAAATTGAGGGCTTTTTGAAAGAACACGTTCCCACAGTTATTGCTACTTTGAATGGCCCGTCAACTGAAGAGGATTTGAATGTCCTTGAATCTGAAGTTGGCAATACTCTCCCGAATGATTTCAAGACCTACCTGATAGTAGATAATGGCCAAGATGATCCATCTCGGTTACAAACACTGTTTGAAGAAGGTACATTACTCTCTACGGAAGCAATTATAAAAACCTATCGCATGCTCAATGAAATTAATGAGAGTGGTGATGTTGATCCAATCGAGTGGTGGTCAAGAAAGTACCTTCCTATTACAGATTGCGAAGGTGACCATTTGGCTCTAAATCTGGAAACCTGTGAAATTGTGATGCATGTGCATGATTCGGGCATTGAAGAAGGTATTGCTGGTTCCTTCAAAGAGTGGTTTGAATCAAAGCTAATGATTTTTAAACAGGGTAAATTCACGGTAGATGAGGGCTATCTCGATCACTGGGAGGGAGTACAGCAGTTAACAAGTCAAAGTTCGCAAACTTGGTAA
- a CDS encoding metallophosphoesterase family protein, protein MRIMVLGDVHGMFARLNELINSKQPDIIIQCGDFGYYPEEVRLDSVTQGFVRPFDPATAIKNTLQNGKRTKIYWCDGNHEHYPSLFSRWKEAGGRVEPFEVGPEIYYMPRGSTLDLPSGEKVCFLGGARSVDRPLRDPDDWWDEEILTPDVLDVLPESADMVISHTAPWSFGMDEAMGPYCWPEWDMTADTSCDVLEEALKRLKPLRWYFAHFHFYKTGEIASGRKWTALSDLEYSGRGRAWEWLTG, encoded by the coding sequence ATGCGGATAATGGTTCTCGGTGACGTGCACGGCATGTTTGCGAGGTTGAATGAACTGATAAACAGCAAGCAGCCGGATATAATCATTCAGTGCGGCGATTTTGGGTATTATCCGGAAGAAGTACGGCTGGATAGTGTCACTCAGGGCTTTGTCCGGCCATTCGATCCGGCAACCGCCATCAAGAACACCTTGCAAAACGGGAAGCGCACCAAAATATATTGGTGCGATGGAAATCACGAGCATTATCCGTCGCTGTTTTCCAGGTGGAAAGAGGCCGGGGGCAGGGTTGAGCCTTTTGAGGTCGGCCCTGAAATCTACTACATGCCGCGGGGCTCAACTCTGGATCTGCCCTCGGGAGAAAAGGTCTGTTTTCTGGGCGGAGCAAGGTCTGTGGACCGGCCGCTGCGTGATCCCGACGACTGGTGGGATGAGGAAATCCTGACACCGGACGTGCTCGATGTGCTGCCGGAAAGCGCGGACATGGTAATATCGCACACTGCTCCGTGGTCGTTCGGCATGGATGAAGCAATGGGTCCGTATTGCTGGCCTGAGTGGGACATGACAGCGGATACAAGTTGCGATGTTTTGGAGGAAGCGTTGAAGCGTCTGAAGCCGTTGCGATGGTACTTTGCGCATTTTCATTTTTATAAAACTGGTGAGATTGCTTCGGGTAGGAAATGGACGGCGCTTTCTGATCTTGAGTACTCGGGAAGAGGAAGAGCCTGGGAATGGTTGACAGGTTAG
- a CDS encoding tyrosine-type recombinase/integrase: protein MLTDKAIQNLAPKEKPFKKYDAQGLYIEVKPGGNKLWRFKFTFVGKAKLLALGKYPAMSLKAARQKRDEALVKLSQGIDPALEKQQRKQEQVVQKQVADNTFEKVAREWWEANKDTWSLNYAGTIWRRIEANLLPWIGNKPISMIDPPLLLTQLRRIEQREAHEAARRIAQISSSIFTFAIGTGKAERNPAAEIKGVLKKVPVRHLPAITEPSDIRNLLLAMDGFDCSYTVYCALQMSILVFLRPGELRNATWEEIDFKEALWSIPSARMKMRKDHLVPLADQAMKILNDLRPLTEGTPGNFIFPGERLNGRPMSENTVNAALRSLGYAKEKMCAHGFRTLASTRLHESGKWDSRVIEVQLAHTDKNTIRGIYNRAIYLDERRRMMQWWADYLDQLRAGGKMLPFPQAEAVNG from the coding sequence ATGCTCACCGACAAGGCGATTCAGAACCTTGCGCCGAAGGAAAAGCCCTTCAAAAAATACGATGCTCAGGGGCTGTACATTGAAGTCAAACCCGGCGGCAACAAACTCTGGCGTTTCAAGTTCACCTTCGTCGGCAAGGCCAAGCTGTTGGCGCTGGGGAAGTATCCAGCCATGAGTCTCAAGGCGGCCCGCCAAAAGCGCGACGAGGCTTTGGTCAAGCTTTCCCAGGGCATTGACCCTGCGTTGGAAAAGCAGCAGCGCAAGCAGGAACAGGTCGTCCAGAAACAGGTTGCGGACAACACTTTTGAGAAGGTGGCTCGGGAATGGTGGGAAGCGAACAAGGATACTTGGTCCCTCAACTACGCCGGGACCATTTGGAGGCGCATCGAGGCAAACCTTTTGCCGTGGATCGGGAACAAGCCGATCAGCATGATCGACCCTCCCCTCCTCCTGACTCAGCTTCGGCGCATTGAACAGCGGGAAGCCCATGAAGCGGCCCGGAGAATCGCGCAAATATCGAGCAGCATTTTTACCTTTGCAATCGGCACCGGCAAGGCGGAACGAAACCCGGCTGCTGAGATCAAGGGCGTGTTGAAGAAAGTTCCCGTCCGTCATCTGCCCGCCATCACGGAACCGTCCGACATTCGCAATCTGCTTTTGGCGATGGACGGCTTTGACTGCTCATACACGGTTTATTGCGCCTTGCAGATGAGCATCCTTGTCTTCTTGCGGCCCGGAGAACTGCGCAACGCCACCTGGGAGGAAATCGACTTCAAGGAAGCCTTATGGTCGATCCCCTCGGCACGAATGAAAATGCGCAAGGACCACCTCGTCCCTCTGGCCGACCAGGCAATGAAGATCCTCAACGACCTGCGTCCGCTCACCGAGGGCACCCCGGGAAACTTCATCTTTCCCGGCGAACGGCTGAACGGGCGACCCATGAGCGAAAACACCGTGAACGCCGCCTTGCGCTCCCTCGGGTATGCCAAAGAAAAAATGTGCGCACACGGCTTCCGGACCCTGGCCAGTACCCGGCTACACGAATCAGGCAAGTGGGATTCCCGCGTCATCGAAGTGCAGCTGGCACACACGGACAAGAACACCATTCGCGGAATATACAATCGGGCGATCTACCTGGATGAACGCCGCCGGATGATGCAGTGGTGGGCGGACTACCTGGATCAACTCCGAGCTGGTGGAAAAATGTTACCGTTTCCGCAAGCTGAAGCCGTGAACGGGTAA